The Syngnathus acus chromosome 3, fSynAcu1.2, whole genome shotgun sequence genome includes a window with the following:
- the kif26ba gene encoding kinesin-like protein KIF26B isoform X3: MTSLSGSKERSAAGRGRKYTIPDTSPTKSASFFSDTWYRKAYEETSRSSSRPAPEGVGSMPSSTGTPSPGSGISSPGSLSGSPGTISPGICTGSPGSLGGSPGFGTGSPASGSGSSPGSERGIWCENCNTRLTELKRQALKLLIPGPYSSKDPSFPLLLHDKLQVPNSSRRAWNERDSRCDVCATHLTQLKQEAVRLVLTLDQWDLSPSSSPPPFFGRYTSQGASGSREWPASFLPSSSSSSAAAVSHLTRPSSPSPSPNQTPTPSPSHAASASAHGSPSAGQTASCAPLNQQVHRLGSKPSSLGLGGGMERRNGSPGSGKTAVAQQQIVSAVNNPGNSSTNSSNNTAGHQHMNRTNGGVTLYPYQISQMVSDASREGLTEAALNRYNTHSPSHSNSTSHTNSPSHTAATNTTSQTTSSSAASFFARAAQKLNLTSKKKKLKAAPTVPLPVTSASPSCDSQLFPTNFSSALLVAPPPAPPCLLRAANKIKDTPGPGKVKVMVRVCPASQSDVAESSSFLKVDLRKKQIIIMDPSTNQTASTASQKRAAASQVPPKIFTFDAAFPPDASQAEVCAGTVAEVIQSVVNGADGCVFCFGHSKLGKSYTMIGRHDSLQTLGIIPCAISWLFKLINERREKTGARFSVRVSAVEVWGKEENLKDLLSEVATGSLQDGQSPGVYLCEDPICGMQLQNQSELRAPTPEKAAWFLDAAIAARHSSQRPDTTEEDHRNSHMLFTLHIYQYRMEKTGKGGMSGGRSRLHLLDLGSCDVGVLGGGTAGKGKESSSPSSAPLCLSLSALGNVILALVNGSKHIPYKDSKLTMLLRESLGNINCRTTMIAHISASPADFSESLSTIQIASRVLRMKKKKTKVTVQYTSSSSGGESSCEEGRMRRPTHLRPFHHRGDPNSTVPLLRLSSDQDEQYSSSEQSCDTVIYVGPNGAAVSDRELTDNEGPPEIVPIIPALLRAKSETLQSQAVQKQVQPEPESQDQPGGTAQAQCAQPILGQPLATVPEEGAECLKCNTFAELQERLDCIDGSEEVAKFPFEEVSVCKQESKEPCFPSTDSIAPAKNASAAPLNTEAKTGGAVQLSSSSTETSRRKTNDEQLQDIKEVVEEAELAQTMIHSLTQSSGSTLVSGSRNVAGSNVSNPLHRAKTTHQHDSRDSVTMGVNTEGKARPLGSPRLGIASLTKTSEYRPPSSPSQRCKVYTQKGVIPATSPLSSHTQDEQATEALTSDNSLAADSGRSSTECPLSRTSPVGMSPQVKDPTPSLSTSLGSAETLCDDDVPPIPLDTHRDGLAGHHLLCEELSIDEEALDDTALMMTQRLTCRPPSIISFNSDCCSVDVQASGVLTSPVEDGAAESFRVIATSSEVTEVVAMAEVAMAKLRMDGDTIVSVMTPISSWMSDLSACSEGDHSLHSFSQSQSHQGEALAEANQISLGLDGSGDNGSRGRFRRGSLEGALSENRGEKGMPTKDRLRKMPPSMAKTTIQSLTTLGNLSTFKNPTSTHPCVAIKQMAVHQPIICSSPTKFNTEQLASISSEMSFEDPWLMRGMEDGRPNEEVRPVKREAEHPKSQSGQKIEAAGNGNIEKFCRTAVEDHGGSSSGAEVISSPDSFKRVVDGCEMVTSLAQGECLVDNYKPEIHRTASLPRAWHRLNRQDGLDNTTEYRNLGTTSSTPCSPRATLDRRGSTGKQGFFSHKKGGMPPLPPVRKSSLDLRNRAASPLHQPIHEVSIPGSSTDDPCGTRQRGSSIDSSRLFSAKLEQLASRTNSLGRANSGSHHYDCLSLERAESLRGGGSKGDGTIPRTGRSLTRAGNGAGGSPGTCSAPQSPAKSSGQSKISAVSKLLMTSSPKARSLSASSTKTLSFSTKSLSQASNRSSSLPPNGKPQSSIQVPVQQQGPSPASWSTQSLSRSRGGSLAAKLPLRAVNGRISELLQGSGGSRSRNHAQGGGADPAEEKVTGGASGGALVAGGIAGGGTVEERAPAVQSLPSPYSKITAPRKPHRCSSGHASDNSSVLSGELPPAMGKTALFYHSGGSSGYESMLRDSSENTGSTSSAQDSLSEHSSATTSSRRSSKSNKKSRSNTGYLGGLQRRRLIPALTLDSSTSPHRSAKQAATSSSSSSSSPGACWVDGPLGPPASANLRGPGAATTEAFEIKVYEIDDVERLQRRKDKVETKVYVSGKLRLLEHRQQRISEVRAKYQCLKKELEQTKQHLMLEPQTWTTEFELQQVYEVDSLEYLEALETVTDKLENRVNFCKAHLMMITCFDVSSRHR, from the exons GATCCATCctttcccctcctcctccatgaTAAGCTGCAAGTCCCCAACAGTTCCCGGCGGGCATGGAACGAGCGCGACAGTCGCTGTGACGTGTGCGCCACTCACCTCACGCAGCTCAAACAGGAAGCCGTGCGCCTGGTGCTCACCTTGGACCAGTGGGATTTGTCTCCTTCCTCATCCCCGCCTCCTTTCTTTGGGCGCTACACATCCCAGGGAGCTTCCGGATCCAGAGAATGGCCCGCCTCGTTTctcccctcctcttcctcatcatcCGCAGCTGCCGTTTCACACCTCACTCGTCCCTCATCACCGTCGCCGAGTCCCAACCAGACCCCGACACCAAGCCCCAGCCACGCAGCGTCCGCCTCTGCTCACGGGAGTCCTTCTGCCGGACAAACGGCCTCCTGCGCACCCTTGAACCAACAAGTGCACAGACTGGGCTCCAAACCCAGCTCACTGGGCCTCGGAGGTGGGATGGAAAGACGGAACGGGTCGCCCGGTTCTGGAAAAACGGCCGTGGCCCAACAGCAAATTGTGAGTGCAGTGAACAATCCAGGgaatagcagcacaaacagcAGTAACAACACAGCAGGTCATCAACACATGAACAGAACTAATGGAGGAGTTACGCTCTATCCGTACCAG ATCTCCCAGATGGTGTCAGATGCATCCAGAGAAGGTTTGACCGAGGCTGCCCTGAACCGCTACAACACACACTCGCCTTCACACAGCAACTCAacatcacacacaaactcaccCTCACACACTGCGGCGACCAACACCACGTCGCAGACCACCAGTTCGTCTGCAGCCTCTTTTTTTGCCAG AGCTGCACAGAAACTGAATCTAACatccaagaagaagaagttgAAGGCTGCACCAACAGTGCCGCTGCCCGTGACATCGGCGTCACCATCATGCGACAGCCAATTATTCCCCACCAATTTCAGCTCCGCCCTTCtggtagccccgcccccagcTCCTCCCTGCCTTCTCCGTGCAGCCAATAAGATTAAAGACACTCCTGGTCCCGGAAAG GTGAAAGTgatggtgcgtgtgtgtccagCGTCTCAGTCGGATGTGGCCGAGTCCAGTTCTTTTCTCAAAGTGGACCTGAGGAAGAAACAGATCATCATCATGGACCCGTCAACCAATCAGACGGCAAGCACCGCTTCCCAGAAAAGAGCAGCGGCCAGCCAGGTCCCTCCCAAGATCTTTACCTTTGACGCCGCCTTCCCCCCTGATGCGTCACAG GCGGAAGTGTGCGCGGGAACGGTTGCCGAGGTGATTCAGTCAGTAGTGaatggagcagatggatgtgtcTTCTGTTTTGGACACTCCAAGCTGG GCAAATCTTATACGATGATTGGCCGCCATGACTCCCTGCAGACGCTAGGTATTATCCCTTGTGCCATCTCTTGGCTCTTTAAACTCATCAATGAGAGGAGGGAGAAAACAGGGGCGCGCTTCTCTGTCCGCGTGTCCGCAGTTGAG GTTTGGGGCAAAGAGGAGAACCTGAAGGATTTACTCTCTGAGGTAGCTACGGGCAGTTTACAGGATGGACAGTCTCCTGGAGTCTATCTGTGCGAGGACCCCATCTGTGGCATGCAG CTCCAGAACCAGTCCGAATTGCGTGCTCCGACACCGGAGAAGGCGGCCTGGTTCCTGGACGCGGCCATTGCGGCCCGCCACAGCAGCCAACGTCCCGACACCACTGAAGAAGACCACAGGAATTCACACATGTTGTTTACGTTGCATATTTACCAGTACCGAATGGAGAAGACAGGCAAAGGAGGAA TGTCTGGAGGTCGCAGTCGCCTCCATCTGCTGGACCTGGGCAGCTGCGACGTCGGTGTCCTCGGAGGCGGGACGGCCGGGAAAGGCAAGGAGAGCTCTTCGCCCAGCTCGGCGCCTCTGTGCCTTTCCCTGTCAGCCCTCGGCAACGTGATCCTGGCCCTGGTCAACGGGAGCAAACACATCCCGTACAA GGACAGCAAGCTGACCATGTTGCTGAGGGAGTCGCTAGGCAACATAAATTGCCGCACCACCATGATCGCTCACATCTCGGCCTCGCCGGCGGATTTTTCGGAAAGCCTTTCCACCATCCAGATCGCGTCCCGCGTCCTAcgcatgaagaagaaaaaaactaaggTCACCGTG CAATACACCTCCAGCTCGTCTGGAGGAGAGAGCTCCTGCGAAGAAGGTCGCATGCGTCGGCCCACTCATTTGAGGCCTTTCCATCACCGCGGTGACCCCAACTCAACCGTGCCGCTGCTGCGCCTCTCCAGTGACCAGGACGAGCAATACTCAAGTAGCGAGCAGTCATGTGACACCGTCATCTATGTTGGTCCCAACGGGGCCGCGGTATCAGATCGAGAGCTGACAGACAACGAGGGTCCGCCGGAAATTGTGCCAATAATTCCCGCTCTGCTACGAGCAAAATCAGAAACGCTACAAAGTCAGGCGGTCCAGAAG CAGGTGCAGCCTGAACCCGAAAGCCAGGATCAACCAGGCGGTACAGCTCAGGCCCAGTGCGCTCAACCGATACTCGGACAGCCATTGGCCACCGTGCCTGAGGAGGGGGCTGAGTGTCTAAAATGTAACACCTTTGCTGAGCTGCAGGAGAGACTGGACTGCATTGATGGCAGTGAGGAG GTGGCAAAGTTTCCCTTTGAGGAGGTTTCGGTCTGCAAGCAAGAATCCAAAGAGCCGTGTTTCCCCTCTACAGACTCAATCGCTCCTGCTAAGAATGCATCTGCCGCGCCATTAAACACAGAGGCCAAAACAG GCGGTGCAGTCcagctctcctcctcctcaacaGAAACGTccagaaggaaaacaaatgatgaGCAGCTGCAAGATATAAaggaggtggtggaggaggcaGAGCTAGCTCAGACCATGATCCACAGTCTGACACAGAGTTCCGGGTCCACCCTCGTGTCTGGGAGTAGGAATGTTGCAGGAAGCAACGTCTCGAACCCTCTGCACAGGGCCAAGACCACACACCAACATGATAG TCGTGACAGTGTGACCATGGGAGTTAACACTGAGGGGAAAGCAAGGCCACTCGGTTCACCGCGCCTTGGGATTGCCAGTCTGACGAAAACTTCAGAGTACAG GCCTCCGTCCTCCCCGTCTCAGCGGTGTAAAGTGTACACTCAGAAGGGAGTGATACCAGCAACATCTCCACTGTCCTCACACACTCAGGATGAACAAGCAACAGAAGCTTTGACCTCAGACA ACAGTCTGGCCGCAGACAGCGGTCGTTCCTCCACCGAGTGTCCACTGTCCAGAACATCTCCTGTTGGTATGAGTCCACAAGTCAAAGATCCGACTCCATCCCTGTCTACCAGCTTGGGCTCTGCAGAAACCCTCTGTGATGATGACGTCCCTCCGATACCCTTGGATACACACAGGGATG GACTAGCTGGACATCACTTGCTGTGTGAGGAGCTATCAATAGATGAGGAGGCACTCGATGACACAGCTCTCATGATGACGCAGCGTCTAACCTGTCGTCCACCGAGCATTATCAGCTTCAATAGTGACTGCTGCTCTGTGGACGTCCAGGCCAGTGGAGTGCTCACAAGCCCTGTAGAGGATGGAGCTGCAGAGAGCTTTCGTGTGATTGCAACAAGCTCTGAGGTTACAGAGGTTGTCGCCATGGCAGAG GTGGCAATGGCCAAGCTCCGCATGGACGGGGATACAATTGTCTCAGTGATGACCCCTATCTCCTCCTGGATGAGTGATCTAAGTGCGTGCAGTGAGGGTGATCACTCACTTCACAGCTTCAGCCAGTCTCAAAGTCATCAAGGGGAAGCCTTGGCTGAAGCCAACCAAATTTCCTTGGGATTGGATGGGTCAGGAGATAACGGAAGCCGTGGACGTTTTAGAAGAGGGAGTCTAGAAGGAGCGCTGTCAGAAAACAGAGGGGAGAAGGGAATGCCTACCAAGGACAGATTGAGAAAAATGCCTCCATCTATGGCTAAAACGACCATCCAGTCTTTGACAACACTTGGGAACCTCTCTACCTTCAAGAACCCAACCAGTACTCACCCTTGTGTAGCTATCAAACAGATGGCTGTGCATCAACCAATAATCTGCTCCTCACCAACAAAATTTAACACAGAGCAGTTAGCTTCCATTTCCAGTGAAATGAGCTTTGAGGACCCCTGGCTGATGCGTGGTATGGAGGATGGGAGGCCCAATGAAGAAGTCAGGCCAGTGAAGAGGGAGGCGGAGCATCCAAAGAGCCAATCAGGGCAGAAGATTGAAGCAGCTGGAAATGGAAACATTGAGAAATTCTGCAGGACTG CCGTTGAAGATCATGGTGGCTCTAGTTCAGGCGCAGAGGTGATATCATCTCCAGACTCCTTCAAGAGAGTGGTGGATGGCTGTGAGATGGTCACTAGTCTTGCTCAAGGAGAATGCTTGGTTGATAACTACAAACCAGAAATCCATCGAACTGCCAGTCTCCCTCGTGCCTGGCATCGGCTGAACCGCCAAGACGGTTTAGATAACACAACAGAGTACAGGAATCTTGGTACCACCTCTTCAACTCCCTGCAGTCCACGTGCCACACTCGACCGCCGGGGTTCGACTGGAAAACAAGGATTTTTCTCCCACAAGAAGGGAGGGATGCCACCTTTGCCACCTGTACGCAAGTCCAGCCTTGACCTACGCAACAGGGCAGCCAGTCCACTCCACCAGCCCATCCATGAGGTCTCCATACCGGGCAGTTCTACAGATGATCCATGTGGCACCAGGCAGCGTGGCTCCAGTATCGACAGTAGTAGACTCTTTAGCGCAAAGCTGGAGCAACTTGCGAGCAGAACTAACTCTCTTGGTCGAGCCAACAGTGGATCGCACCATTATGACTGCTTGTCCCTGGAAAGGGCCGAAAGCCTCCGAGGGGGAGGGTCAAAGGGAGATGGTACCATACCTCGTACCGGTCGCAGCCTCACTCGTGCCGGAAACGGCGCTGGAGGTAGTCCCGGTACATGTAGTGCTCCGCAGTCGCCTGCCAAATCAAGTGGTCAGTCAAAGATTTCGGCTGTCAGTAAGCTACTAATGACCAGCAGTCCCAAAGCCCGAAGTCTGTCTGCCTCCAGCACCAAGACTCTCAGCTTTTCTACCAAGTCTCTGAGCCAAGCCTCAAATAGAAGCTCTAGCCTTCCCCCAAATGGAAAG CCACAAAGCAGCATTCAAGTTCCTGTGCAGCAGCAGGGACCCTCTCCTGCATCGTGGTCTACGCAGTCTCTGAGCCGCAGTCGAGGAGGAAGTTTGGCTGCCAAGCTTCCCCTGCGGGCTGTCAACGGCCGTATCTCAGAGCTTCTCCAAGGAAGTGGCGGTTCACGTTCCAGGAATCATGCCCAGGGAGGAGGTGCTGATCCAGCAGAGGAAAAAGTCACTGGAGGGGCAAG TGGCGGGGCACTGGTAGCGGGCGGTATTGCTGGAGGAGGCACAGTGGAGGAAAGAGCACCAGCAGTCCAAAGCCTTCCATCTCCCTACAGCAAGATCACTGCTCCGAGAAAACCGCATCGATGCAGCAGTGGCCATGCCAGCGACAACAG CAGCGTACTGAGTGGCGAACTGCCCCCGGCCATGGGGAAGACGGCCTTGTTCTACCACAGCGGAGGCAGCAGCGGCTACGAGAGCATGCTAAGAGACAGCAGCGAGAACACAGGAAGTACTTCCTCGGCTCAAGACTCGCTCAGTGAGCACAGCTCAGCCACCACCTCTTCCAGACGCAGCTCCAAGAGCAACAAGAAAAGCAGGAGCAATACTGGATACTTAGGAG GTCTCCAGCGTCGCCGTCTGATTCCGGCACTGACCTTGGACTCCTCCACGTCTCCTCACCGCTCGGCCAAACAGGCTGCCAcgtcctcttcttcctcctcctccagcccgGGGGCATGTTGGGTGGACGGACCACTGGGGCCGCCCGCCTCTGCAAACTTACGAGGTCCGGGAGCCGCCACAACGGAGGCCTTTGAGATCAAGGTGTACGAGATCGATGACGTCGAGCGCCTGCAGAGGAGGAAGGACAAGGTGGAGACCAAG GTTTACGTCAGTGGCAAGCTTCGCCTTCTGGAGCACCGTCAGCAGCGCATCAGCGAGGTGCGAGCCAAATACCAGTGCTTGAAGAAAGAGCTGGAACAAACCAAACAGCACCTGATGCTGGAGCCTCAAACATGGACCACCGAGT TCGAGCTGCAGCAGGTTTACGAGGTGGACTCGCTGGAATATTTGGAAGCTCTGGAGACGGTGACGGACAAACTGGAGAATAGAGTGAACTTCTGCAAAGCTCACCTCATGATGATCACTTGCTTTGACGTGTCATCCAGACATCGGTAG